A genomic segment from Leopardus geoffroyi isolate Oge1 chromosome A2, O.geoffroyi_Oge1_pat1.0, whole genome shotgun sequence encodes:
- the RNF32 gene encoding RING finger protein 32 isoform X11 yields MLPRKGHSSKQGNLAVTAVALQDHILHDLQLRNLSIADPSKTKAQQRDTRSKPLKRNTKAVTDTGLKTTVPGPKVEDPEREYVLDPKPPPLTLAQKLGLFEPPPLPLSSEEWEKVKQRSIMQGDSTQPCPICKEEFELRPQVLLSCSHVFHRACLQAFEKFANKKTCPLCRKNQYQTRVIHDGARLFKVKCATRIQASWRGHVVRKWYRDLRRTVPPTDAKLRRKFFEGKACWLTALPATQVCTELPVRER; encoded by the exons ATGCTACCACGTAAG gGTCATTCATCTAAACAAGGTAACTTAGCAGTCACTGCAGTTGCTTTACAAGATCACATTTTACATGACCTTCAGCTTCGAAATCTTTCAATAGCTGATCCTTCCAAGACAAAGGCACAACAGAGAGACACCAGATCCAAGcctctaaaaagaaatacaaaagcagtAACAGATACTGGGCTTAAAACAACGGTACCAGGCCCGAAAGTGGAAGATCCAGAAAGAGAGTATGTTCTTGATCCAAAACCACCACCCTTAACTTTAG CTCAGAAGTTGGGCCTGTTTGAACCTCCCCCATTGCCACTATCGTCAGAGGAATGggaaaaagtgaaacaaagatCCATCATGCAAGGGGACTCAACGCAGCCGTGCCCAATATGCAAAGAAGAATTTGAACTTCGCCCCCAG GTGCTGCTTTCATGTTCCCATGTGTTTCACAGA GCATGCCTCCAGGCTTTTGAAAAATTCGCAAATAAAAAAACCTGCCCCCTCTGTAGAAAGAACCAGTACCAAACCAGAGTGATTCACGACGGAGCGCGGCTGTTCAAAGTAAAGTGTGCGACAAG GATCCAGGCCTCCTGGAGGGGACACGTGGTGAGGAAGTGGTACCGAGACCTGAGGAGGACAGTGCCGCCCACGGACGCCAAGTTGAGGAGAAAATTCTTTGAAGGAAAG GCCTGTTGGCTTACTGCCCTGCCCGCGACCCAAGTGTGCACGGAGCTGCCTGTCCGCGAACGGTGA
- the RNF32 gene encoding RING finger protein 32 isoform X9 codes for MLPRKGHSSKQGNLAVTAVALQDHILHDLQLRNLSIADPSKTKAQQRDTRSKPLKRNTKAVTDTGLKTTVPGPKVEDPEREYVLDPKPPPLTLAQKLGLFEPPPLPLSSEEWEKVKQRSIMQGDSTQPCPICKEEFELRPQVLLSCSHVFHRACLQAFEKFANKKTCPLCRKNQYQTRVIHDGARLFKVKCATRIQASWRGHVVRKWYRDLRRTVPPTDAKLRRKFFEGKCHRNTRKWRGQEVKWGARGLGQVEMGVQTQTGWGAAPGSTGAG; via the exons ATGCTACCACGTAAG gGTCATTCATCTAAACAAGGTAACTTAGCAGTCACTGCAGTTGCTTTACAAGATCACATTTTACATGACCTTCAGCTTCGAAATCTTTCAATAGCTGATCCTTCCAAGACAAAGGCACAACAGAGAGACACCAGATCCAAGcctctaaaaagaaatacaaaagcagtAACAGATACTGGGCTTAAAACAACGGTACCAGGCCCGAAAGTGGAAGATCCAGAAAGAGAGTATGTTCTTGATCCAAAACCACCACCCTTAACTTTAG CTCAGAAGTTGGGCCTGTTTGAACCTCCCCCATTGCCACTATCGTCAGAGGAATGggaaaaagtgaaacaaagatCCATCATGCAAGGGGACTCAACGCAGCCGTGCCCAATATGCAAAGAAGAATTTGAACTTCGCCCCCAG GTGCTGCTTTCATGTTCCCATGTGTTTCACAGA GCATGCCTCCAGGCTTTTGAAAAATTCGCAAATAAAAAAACCTGCCCCCTCTGTAGAAAGAACCAGTACCAAACCAGAGTGATTCACGACGGAGCGCGGCTGTTCAAAGTAAAGTGTGCGACAAG GATCCAGGCCTCCTGGAGGGGACACGTGGTGAGGAAGTGGTACCGAGACCTGAGGAGGACAGTGCCGCCCACGGACGCCAAGTTGAGGAGAAAATTCTTTGAAGGAAAG TGTCACAGAAATACAAGGAAATGGAGGGGACAGGAAGTGAAATGGGGAGCACGGGGTTTGGGGCAGGTAGAGATGGGGGTGCAGACACAGACGGGATGGGGAGCAGCTCCCGGGAGCACAGGGGCAGGGTGA
- the RNF32 gene encoding RING finger protein 32 isoform X7 — MLPRKGHSSKQGNLAVTAVALQDHILHDLQLRNLSIADPSKTKAQQRDTRSKPLKRNTKAVTDTGLKTTVPGPKVEDPEREYVLDPKPPPLTLAQKLGLFEPPPLPLSSEEWEKVKQRSIMQGDSTQPCPICKEEFELRPQVLLSCSHVFHRACLQAFEKFANKKTCPLCRKNQYQTRVIHDGARLFKVKCATRIQASWRGHVVRKWYRDLRRTVPPTDAKLRRKFFEGKFAEISRRILCSYNTNVEELFSEIDRCLAINRSVLQQLEDRCGHELTDGDWEKIQIQ; from the exons ATGCTACCACGTAAG gGTCATTCATCTAAACAAGGTAACTTAGCAGTCACTGCAGTTGCTTTACAAGATCACATTTTACATGACCTTCAGCTTCGAAATCTTTCAATAGCTGATCCTTCCAAGACAAAGGCACAACAGAGAGACACCAGATCCAAGcctctaaaaagaaatacaaaagcagtAACAGATACTGGGCTTAAAACAACGGTACCAGGCCCGAAAGTGGAAGATCCAGAAAGAGAGTATGTTCTTGATCCAAAACCACCACCCTTAACTTTAG CTCAGAAGTTGGGCCTGTTTGAACCTCCCCCATTGCCACTATCGTCAGAGGAATGggaaaaagtgaaacaaagatCCATCATGCAAGGGGACTCAACGCAGCCGTGCCCAATATGCAAAGAAGAATTTGAACTTCGCCCCCAG GTGCTGCTTTCATGTTCCCATGTGTTTCACAGA GCATGCCTCCAGGCTTTTGAAAAATTCGCAAATAAAAAAACCTGCCCCCTCTGTAGAAAGAACCAGTACCAAACCAGAGTGATTCACGACGGAGCGCGGCTGTTCAAAGTAAAGTGTGCGACAAG GATCCAGGCCTCCTGGAGGGGACACGTGGTGAGGAAGTGGTACCGAGACCTGAGGAGGACAGTGCCGCCCACGGACGCCAAGTTGAGGAGAAAATTCTTTGAAGGAAAG TTCGCAGAAATCAGCCGCCGCATACTGTGCTCCTACAACACAAACGTAGAAGAGCTGTTTTCGGAAATCGACCGCTGCCTGGCCATAAACCGAAGTGTTCTTCAGCAGCTGGAGGACAGGTGTGGCCACGAGCTCACAGACGGAGACTGGGAGAAGATCCAGATCCAG TGA
- the RNF32 gene encoding RING finger protein 32 isoform X10, giving the protein MLPRKGHSSKQGNLAVTAVALQDHILHDLQLRNLSIADPSKTKAQQRDTRSKPLKRNTKAVTDTGLKTTVPGPKVEDPEREYVLDPKPPPLTLAQKLGLFEPPPLPLSSEEWEKVKQRSIMQGDSTQPCPICKEEFELRPQVLLSCSHVFHRACLQAFEKFANKKTCPLCRKNQYQTRVIHDGARLFKVKCATRIQASWRGHVVRKWYRDLRRTVPPTDAKLRRKFFEGKQFSIIEGQTEGTDFAQWKEPAEPTLPPQLRPHALCGSRRV; this is encoded by the exons ATGCTACCACGTAAG gGTCATTCATCTAAACAAGGTAACTTAGCAGTCACTGCAGTTGCTTTACAAGATCACATTTTACATGACCTTCAGCTTCGAAATCTTTCAATAGCTGATCCTTCCAAGACAAAGGCACAACAGAGAGACACCAGATCCAAGcctctaaaaagaaatacaaaagcagtAACAGATACTGGGCTTAAAACAACGGTACCAGGCCCGAAAGTGGAAGATCCAGAAAGAGAGTATGTTCTTGATCCAAAACCACCACCCTTAACTTTAG CTCAGAAGTTGGGCCTGTTTGAACCTCCCCCATTGCCACTATCGTCAGAGGAATGggaaaaagtgaaacaaagatCCATCATGCAAGGGGACTCAACGCAGCCGTGCCCAATATGCAAAGAAGAATTTGAACTTCGCCCCCAG GTGCTGCTTTCATGTTCCCATGTGTTTCACAGA GCATGCCTCCAGGCTTTTGAAAAATTCGCAAATAAAAAAACCTGCCCCCTCTGTAGAAAGAACCAGTACCAAACCAGAGTGATTCACGACGGAGCGCGGCTGTTCAAAGTAAAGTGTGCGACAAG GATCCAGGCCTCCTGGAGGGGACACGTGGTGAGGAAGTGGTACCGAGACCTGAGGAGGACAGTGCCGCCCACGGACGCCAAGTTGAGGAGAAAATTCTTTGAAGGAAAG CAATTTTCCATCATCGAAGGCCAAACAGAAGGGACAGACTTCGCACAGTGGAAGGAGCCGGCTGAGCCCACGCTCCCACCCCAGCTCCGCCCTCATGCGCTTTGTGGCTCCAGGCGTGTGTAA
- the RNF32 gene encoding RING finger protein 32 isoform X12: MLPRKGHSSKQGNLAVTAVALQDHILHDLQLRNLSIADPSKTKAQQRDTRSKPLKRNTKAVTDTGLKTTVPGPKVEDPEREYVLDPKPPPLTLAQKLGLFEPPPLPLSSEEWEKVKQRSIMQGDSTQPCPICKEEFELRPQVLLSCSHVFHRACLQAFEKFANKKTCPLCRKNQYQTRVIHDGARLFKVKCATRIQASWRGHVVRKWYRDLRRTVPPTDAKLRRKFFEGKPFWQGRSDVSLQFRFAFPRR, encoded by the exons ATGCTACCACGTAAG gGTCATTCATCTAAACAAGGTAACTTAGCAGTCACTGCAGTTGCTTTACAAGATCACATTTTACATGACCTTCAGCTTCGAAATCTTTCAATAGCTGATCCTTCCAAGACAAAGGCACAACAGAGAGACACCAGATCCAAGcctctaaaaagaaatacaaaagcagtAACAGATACTGGGCTTAAAACAACGGTACCAGGCCCGAAAGTGGAAGATCCAGAAAGAGAGTATGTTCTTGATCCAAAACCACCACCCTTAACTTTAG CTCAGAAGTTGGGCCTGTTTGAACCTCCCCCATTGCCACTATCGTCAGAGGAATGggaaaaagtgaaacaaagatCCATCATGCAAGGGGACTCAACGCAGCCGTGCCCAATATGCAAAGAAGAATTTGAACTTCGCCCCCAG GTGCTGCTTTCATGTTCCCATGTGTTTCACAGA GCATGCCTCCAGGCTTTTGAAAAATTCGCAAATAAAAAAACCTGCCCCCTCTGTAGAAAGAACCAGTACCAAACCAGAGTGATTCACGACGGAGCGCGGCTGTTCAAAGTAAAGTGTGCGACAAG GATCCAGGCCTCCTGGAGGGGACACGTGGTGAGGAAGTGGTACCGAGACCTGAGGAGGACAGTGCCGCCCACGGACGCCAAGTTGAGGAGAAAATTCTTTGAAGGAAAG ccattctggcAGGGGCGAAGTGATGTCTCCCTGCAGTTTCGGTTTGCATTTCCCCGAcggtga
- the RNF32 gene encoding RING finger protein 32 isoform X5 produces MLPRKGHSSKQGNLAVTAVALQDHILHDLQLRNLSIADPSKTKAQQRDTRSKPLKRNTKAVTDTGLKTTVPGPKVEDPEREYVLDPKPPPLTLAQKLGLFEPPPLPLSSEEWEKVKQRSIMQGDSTQPCPICKEEFELRPQVLLSCSHVFHRACLQAFEKFANKKTCPLCRKNQYQTRVIHDGARLFKVKCATRIQASWRGHVVRKWYRDLRRTVPPTDAKLRRKFFEGKVVGPGDIVTGVCKRKLGPWLTVMALCPGFNQENTADLCSGAGQHQMQRPFWQGRSDVSLQFRFAFPRR; encoded by the exons ATGCTACCACGTAAG gGTCATTCATCTAAACAAGGTAACTTAGCAGTCACTGCAGTTGCTTTACAAGATCACATTTTACATGACCTTCAGCTTCGAAATCTTTCAATAGCTGATCCTTCCAAGACAAAGGCACAACAGAGAGACACCAGATCCAAGcctctaaaaagaaatacaaaagcagtAACAGATACTGGGCTTAAAACAACGGTACCAGGCCCGAAAGTGGAAGATCCAGAAAGAGAGTATGTTCTTGATCCAAAACCACCACCCTTAACTTTAG CTCAGAAGTTGGGCCTGTTTGAACCTCCCCCATTGCCACTATCGTCAGAGGAATGggaaaaagtgaaacaaagatCCATCATGCAAGGGGACTCAACGCAGCCGTGCCCAATATGCAAAGAAGAATTTGAACTTCGCCCCCAG GTGCTGCTTTCATGTTCCCATGTGTTTCACAGA GCATGCCTCCAGGCTTTTGAAAAATTCGCAAATAAAAAAACCTGCCCCCTCTGTAGAAAGAACCAGTACCAAACCAGAGTGATTCACGACGGAGCGCGGCTGTTCAAAGTAAAGTGTGCGACAAG GATCCAGGCCTCCTGGAGGGGACACGTGGTGAGGAAGTGGTACCGAGACCTGAGGAGGACAGTGCCGCCCACGGACGCCAAGTTGAGGAGAAAATTCTTTGAAGGAAAG GTCGTTGGTCCAGGCGACATAGTTACGGGTGTGTGCAAAAGAAAATTGGGACCTTGGCTGACTGTGATGGCATTATGTCCCGGATTTAATCAAGAAAACACAGCTGATTTGTGCTCAGGAGCAGGACAACACCAAATGCAGCGT ccattctggcAGGGGCGAAGTGATGTCTCCCTGCAGTTTCGGTTTGCATTTCCCCGAcggtga
- the RNF32 gene encoding RING finger protein 32 isoform X6 produces the protein MLPRKGHSSKQGNLAVTAVALQDHILHDLQLRNLSIADPSKTKAQQRDTRSKPLKRNTKAVTDTGLKTTVPGPKVEDPEREYVLDPKPPPLTLAQKLGLFEPPPLPLSSEEWEKVKQRSIMQGDSTQPCPICKEEFELRPQVLLSCSHVFHRACLQAFEKFANKKTCPLCRKNQYQTRVIHDGARLFKVKCATRIQASWRGHVVRKWYRDLRRTVPPTDAKLRRKFFEGKFAEISRRILCSYNTNVEELFSEIDRCLAINRSVLQQLEDRCGHELTDGDWEKIQIQLIGWDCS, from the exons ATGCTACCACGTAAG gGTCATTCATCTAAACAAGGTAACTTAGCAGTCACTGCAGTTGCTTTACAAGATCACATTTTACATGACCTTCAGCTTCGAAATCTTTCAATAGCTGATCCTTCCAAGACAAAGGCACAACAGAGAGACACCAGATCCAAGcctctaaaaagaaatacaaaagcagtAACAGATACTGGGCTTAAAACAACGGTACCAGGCCCGAAAGTGGAAGATCCAGAAAGAGAGTATGTTCTTGATCCAAAACCACCACCCTTAACTTTAG CTCAGAAGTTGGGCCTGTTTGAACCTCCCCCATTGCCACTATCGTCAGAGGAATGggaaaaagtgaaacaaagatCCATCATGCAAGGGGACTCAACGCAGCCGTGCCCAATATGCAAAGAAGAATTTGAACTTCGCCCCCAG GTGCTGCTTTCATGTTCCCATGTGTTTCACAGA GCATGCCTCCAGGCTTTTGAAAAATTCGCAAATAAAAAAACCTGCCCCCTCTGTAGAAAGAACCAGTACCAAACCAGAGTGATTCACGACGGAGCGCGGCTGTTCAAAGTAAAGTGTGCGACAAG GATCCAGGCCTCCTGGAGGGGACACGTGGTGAGGAAGTGGTACCGAGACCTGAGGAGGACAGTGCCGCCCACGGACGCCAAGTTGAGGAGAAAATTCTTTGAAGGAAAG TTCGCAGAAATCAGCCGCCGCATACTGTGCTCCTACAACACAAACGTAGAAGAGCTGTTTTCGGAAATCGACCGCTGCCTGGCCATAAACCGAAGTGTTCTTCAGCAGCTGGAGGACAGGTGTGGCCACGAGCTCACAGACGGAGACTGGGAGAAGATCCAGATCCAG